From one Synechocystis sp. PCC 6803 substr. PCC-P genomic stretch:
- a CDS encoding phosphate-starvation-inducible PsiE family protein, giving the protein MKPIHRYIRLILSKDQDLLFLSLLRTFEKILSKLLAICLMVVVFVAVFDLFKVLIIELQTEPFGFFNRSLIEIFGLFLNILIALELLENITVYLKDNVIQVELVIVTAMIAVARKIIIFDFGKYEGMDLLALGFAIVCLAASFWMVKKLNVNNKH; this is encoded by the coding sequence ATGAAACCAATCCACAGATACATCAGATTAATATTATCTAAGGATCAAGACTTACTGTTTTTGTCGCTGTTGCGTACTTTTGAGAAGATACTTTCCAAGTTGTTAGCCATCTGCCTGATGGTGGTAGTTTTTGTTGCGGTGTTCGACCTATTTAAGGTGCTAATTATCGAATTGCAGACGGAACCCTTTGGCTTTTTTAATCGGAGTTTAATTGAGATTTTTGGTTTATTTTTAAATATATTGATTGCCCTGGAACTGTTGGAAAATATCACTGTTTATCTGAAAGATAATGTTATCCAAGTGGAATTGGTGATTGTGACAGCTATGATTGCGGTGGCCAGGAAAATTATTATTTTTGACTTTGGCAAATATGAAGGCATGGATTTATTAGCTTTGGGCTTTGCCATTGTCTGTTTGGCGGCGAGCTTTTGGATGGTTAAGAAGTTGAATGTTAATAATAAGCACTAA
- a CDS encoding NAD(P)/FAD-dependent oxidoreductase, with the protein MYQLVIIGASLEGLTAAHSCIERYPTARIALVTQGWEQGWSGDRHGDLGEENFWEELRLLAAQGVDVVVGQGIFSQSSGLLCQTQERTLEGESYLLTSGKADSKDSNVLAIPGPNSDKVMPQRWVIVGTLPENLVFAQKLTKLGHGVTILSRNGYLLPGEDREMASLLQCYLASLGIEFWFNCTNLTSHYNQDKSTYSIQFNHGSEESRHHLAVDNLLAIGRSLKYGNLLANLPEFNQTLKDSSYLSINDHLQTAHSQIYACGDWLKGYHCPAIAQQEARYVVHQVLGKNTTPINYGQIPFLIDLDPPWYRIGDPACTDYTEKIIRGFEPYSDHCDLRGMYKLALDSQDRIISAHWFGQRARESMNLLQLAIAKGISWQELESLPLWENCQILSNFVLS; encoded by the coding sequence ATGTACCAGCTAGTGATTATCGGGGCCAGTCTGGAGGGGCTAACGGCAGCCCATAGTTGCATCGAACGATATCCCACAGCCCGCATTGCCCTAGTCACCCAGGGTTGGGAACAGGGTTGGTCTGGCGATCGCCATGGGGACTTAGGGGAGGAAAACTTTTGGGAAGAGTTACGCTTGCTAGCAGCCCAAGGAGTTGATGTGGTGGTAGGGCAGGGAATTTTCTCACAATCATCAGGATTGCTATGTCAAACCCAGGAGCGGACCTTAGAGGGGGAAAGCTATCTACTCACCAGTGGCAAAGCCGATTCTAAAGATTCGAATGTCCTTGCCATTCCTGGTCCGAATTCGGATAAGGTAATGCCTCAAAGATGGGTCATCGTGGGGACACTGCCAGAAAATTTGGTTTTTGCCCAGAAGCTAACCAAACTGGGCCATGGAGTCACCATCCTGAGTCGGAATGGTTACCTATTACCAGGGGAAGACCGGGAAATGGCTAGCCTTCTGCAATGCTATTTGGCTAGTTTAGGCATTGAATTTTGGTTTAATTGCACTAACTTAACTTCCCATTACAATCAAGACAAAAGCACCTATAGCATCCAGTTCAACCATGGTTCCGAAGAATCTCGCCATCACCTAGCCGTGGATAATTTGCTCGCCATAGGGCGATCGCTGAAGTATGGAAATTTACTCGCTAATCTGCCGGAATTTAATCAAACATTGAAGGATAGTTCATACCTCAGCATTAATGATCATTTGCAAACCGCCCATAGCCAAATTTATGCCTGTGGCGACTGGTTAAAGGGCTACCATTGCCCTGCCATTGCCCAGCAGGAAGCCAGGTATGTGGTCCACCAGGTTTTGGGAAAAAATACCACTCCAATTAACTACGGCCAAATCCCCTTTCTCATTGACCTAGACCCCCCTTGGTATCGTATCGGGGACCCCGCCTGCACAGACTACACCGAAAAAATCATCCGAGGCTTTGAACCCTACAGCGACCACTGTGACCTACGGGGGATGTATAAACTGGCATTGGACTCCCAAGACCGGATTATCAGCGCCCACTGGTTTGGGCAACGGGCCCGGGAAAGTATGAACCTATTACAACTGGCGATCGCCAAGGGCATTAGTTGGCAGGAATTGGAGTCATTGCCCCTATGGGAAAATTGCCAAATATTGTCAAACTTTGTACTAAGTTAG
- a CDS encoding tyrosine-type recombinase/integrase, whose protein sequence is MFLPSPNNLSGLNQNILEELLRDKRSPNTRRTYAKALKDFFLTMAGEEPSPDVIAWFLSLDHFQAIAMVLRYRAELLAKDLKPATINVRLAAIKSLVNYARRVGKCQYTLEDVEGLKAETYRDTTGVSPTSFKQITDHITPDSLKGKRDLAIMRLLWDNALRRAEVCGLNVGDYQPTERQLLIKGKGKLGKQAITLSAKGMALINQWLTAIGPRPKNEPLFCTLDRATFGHRLSGNAIYNLVRTSAESAGIHKVMSPHRVRHSAITAALEATNGDTRKVQKLSRHSNLNTLMIYDDNRHQHQAQITDILADLL, encoded by the coding sequence ATGTTCCTCCCTTCCCCTAACAATTTATCTGGGCTTAACCAAAATATCCTCGAAGAACTTCTGCGGGATAAAAGATCGCCTAATACCAGGAGGACCTATGCCAAAGCGTTAAAGGATTTTTTTCTCACCATGGCCGGCGAAGAACCGTCCCCAGATGTCATTGCCTGGTTTTTGAGCTTGGATCATTTCCAGGCGATCGCCATGGTTTTACGCTATCGAGCAGAGTTACTAGCCAAGGATCTCAAACCAGCCACCATTAATGTGCGATTGGCAGCAATTAAAAGCCTAGTGAACTATGCCCGGCGGGTAGGAAAATGCCAGTACACCCTAGAAGATGTGGAAGGTTTAAAAGCAGAAACCTATCGGGATACCACCGGAGTTAGTCCCACTTCCTTCAAACAAATCACCGACCACATTACCCCTGATTCCCTCAAAGGTAAGCGGGATTTAGCCATTATGCGTTTGCTCTGGGACAATGCCCTGCGGCGGGCGGAAGTTTGTGGACTTAACGTCGGGGACTATCAACCAACAGAGCGGCAATTACTAATTAAAGGCAAAGGAAAATTAGGCAAACAGGCCATCACCCTCAGCGCCAAGGGCATGGCTTTAATCAACCAATGGTTAACTGCCATTGGCCCCCGCCCAAAAAATGAACCCCTATTTTGCACCCTAGACCGGGCAACTTTTGGCCATCGTCTTAGTGGCAATGCCATCTATAACCTTGTCCGCACCAGTGCCGAATCCGCCGGCATTCATAAAGTTATGAGTCCCCACCGAGTCCGCCACAGCGCCATCACCGCCGCCCTAGAAGCCACCAATGGCGATACCCGCAAAGTGCAAAAACTCAGTCGCCACAGCAATCTAAATACTCTGATGATCTACGACGATAACCGTCACCAGCACCAGGCTCAAATCACTGATATTCTGGCGGATCTGCTCTAA
- a CDS encoding ribbon-helix-helix protein, CopG family produces MSKVSKNFSTKQTTIRLESKMMERLTKLCAKEGLSREVLFEALFEHYIEDKEAWTAILEQAKQKAEFRQAIANHKRAKTMMEKFG; encoded by the coding sequence GTGAGCAAAGTCAGCAAAAATTTTTCCACCAAGCAGACCACCATTCGCCTGGAGAGCAAGATGATGGAGCGGCTCACCAAGCTCTGTGCGAAGGAAGGTTTGAGCAGGGAAGTTTTATTTGAGGCTTTATTCGAACACTATATAGAGGACAAAGAGGCCTGGACTGCAATTCTGGAACAGGCTAAGCAGAAGGCTGAATTTCGTCAGGCGATCGCCAACCATAAACGGGCTAAAACGATGATGGAAAAGTTTGGCTAG
- a CDS encoding FAD-binding oxidoreductase, protein MPNIAVIGAGVVGAAIAYELSLMSGLTIDLFDAQEPAQGATGAALGILMAVISQKTKGRGWRLREQSLQRYRTLLPELETATGKTIPGDRQGLVKILLEADWSRWQQLQAVRRSQGYPLELWTRPEVEQKLSGWPLGYGPIAGAIYSPWDWQIQPQALTQRLIEAAQQRGVRCHFHQAAHPLPVADSINHCQNIQTNQAKFPTDYVVITAGLGSNLLINPNSDNNESLQLQPVIGQAFLLQLADADNPLKNSPWRSVLTTEDIHLVPLANGQFWLGATVEFPSDCANGEPNVQLRENLWHQAIAYYPFLERAEIINYWSGKRPRPVGESAPVIRPLDGYDNVLLATGHYRNGVLLAPGTAQEVKTWLKAKLA, encoded by the coding sequence ATGCCAAACATTGCCGTTATTGGGGCGGGGGTTGTAGGGGCCGCCATCGCCTATGAGCTGAGTCTCATGTCAGGCTTAACTATTGACCTGTTTGATGCCCAAGAACCAGCCCAGGGAGCTACCGGAGCGGCTCTAGGCATTTTGATGGCAGTCATTAGCCAGAAAACCAAGGGCAGGGGTTGGCGATTACGGGAACAGAGTTTACAGAGATACCGCACGCTTTTACCGGAACTAGAAACTGCCACAGGCAAAACCATTCCCGGCGATCGCCAAGGCTTAGTAAAAATTCTGCTGGAGGCGGATTGGTCCCGTTGGCAACAATTGCAAGCTGTCCGTCGGAGCCAAGGCTATCCTCTGGAATTGTGGACTAGGCCGGAAGTTGAGCAGAAATTATCTGGTTGGCCTTTGGGTTACGGGCCCATCGCCGGAGCAATCTATTCCCCTTGGGATTGGCAAATTCAGCCCCAAGCCCTCACCCAACGATTAATTGAAGCAGCTCAACAACGGGGAGTGCGTTGTCATTTCCACCAAGCTGCTCATCCTTTGCCTGTTGCCGATTCTATCAATCACTGCCAGAACATTCAAACTAACCAAGCCAAATTTCCAACGGATTATGTTGTGATCACCGCAGGGCTAGGCAGTAACCTCCTGATCAACCCCAACAGCGATAACAATGAGTCGTTGCAGTTACAGCCGGTGATTGGCCAAGCCTTTTTGTTGCAACTTGCTGATGCTGATAATCCCCTGAAAAATTCTCCTTGGCGATCGGTCCTGACCACTGAAGATATTCACCTAGTTCCCCTGGCCAATGGCCAATTTTGGTTGGGGGCCACCGTCGAATTTCCCTCTGACTGTGCCAACGGAGAACCCAATGTCCAACTAAGGGAAAACCTTTGGCACCAGGCGATCGCCTATTATCCATTTTTGGAACGGGCGGAAATTATTAATTATTGGAGTGGTAAACGTCCCCGGCCGGTGGGGGAAAGTGCGCCAGTAATCCGTCCCCTAGATGGCTATGACAATGTTCTATTGGCCACTGGCCATTACCGCAATGGCGTTCTCCTCGCCCCAGGTACAGCCCAGGAAGTAAAAACTTGGTTGAAGGCAAAGTTAGCCTAG
- a CDS encoding transposase produces MLRIKENENKQKKKELRYRERNREERVKYYRMLRELIKLYGSQAIVYIDESGFEAIQACIYAWSKKGKKVYGDRQGKRGVRENLVAGRRKGKKDLIAPMVFTGSLNAEGFEGWLKLYLLPSLDIPSILIMDNAPIHRKTAIKELAKEAGHEVLFLPKYSPDLNDIEHDFSALKRARMYAPIDTSLDEIIRSYCGV; encoded by the coding sequence ATATTACGCATTAAAGAAAATGAAAATAAACAGAAAAAAAAAGAACTACGTTATCGAGAAAGAAACCGGGAGGAACGAGTTAAGTACTATAGAATGTTAAGAGAACTAATTAAGCTCTATGGTAGTCAAGCTATAGTTTACATAGATGAATCTGGATTCGAAGCAATCCAGGCTTGTATTTATGCCTGGTCAAAAAAAGGAAAAAAAGTTTATGGAGATAGACAAGGAAAAAGGGGAGTCAGAGAAAATCTAGTAGCAGGGAGAAGAAAAGGAAAAAAAGATTTGATTGCGCCGATGGTTTTTACCGGGAGTTTGAATGCAGAAGGCTTTGAAGGATGGTTAAAATTATATTTGCTACCCTCCCTCGACATTCCATCAATATTAATAATGGATAATGCTCCTATTCATCGTAAAACTGCCATTAAAGAATTGGCTAAAGAAGCAGGTCATGAAGTTCTTTTTTTGCCGAAATATTCTCCTGATTTAAATGATATTGAGCATGACTTTAGTGCCTTGAAACGAGCTAGAATGTACGCTCCTATTGACACGTCTCTTGATGAAATTATCCGTTCTTACTGTGGCGTTTAG
- a CDS encoding IS630 transposase-related protein encodes MAYSLDLRQRVVAYIEAGGKITEASKIYKIGKASIYRWLNRVDLSPTKVERRHRKLDWEALKKDVEENPDARLIDRAKKFGVRPSAVYYALKKMKINRKKKNYVIEKETGRNELSTIEC; translated from the coding sequence ATGGCTTACAGTTTAGATTTAAGGCAAAGGGTAGTAGCTTATATAGAAGCTGGAGGAAAAATAACTGAGGCTTCCAAGATATATAAAATAGGAAAAGCCTCGATATACAGATGGTTAAATAGAGTAGATTTAAGCCCAACAAAAGTAGAGCGTCGCCATAGGAAATTAGACTGGGAAGCTCTAAAAAAAGACGTAGAAGAAAATCCCGATGCAAGATTGATAGACAGAGCCAAGAAATTTGGAGTGAGGCCGAGTGCCGTATATTACGCATTAAAGAAAATGAAAATAAACAGAAAAAAAAAGAACTACGTTATCGAGAAAGAAACCGGGAGGAACGAGTTAAGTACTATAGAATGTTAA
- the nblS gene encoding two-component system sensor histidine kinase NblS, whose product MGTSVSNPTAILQTMQGFLRKWWSEFNLQTRLMAAATLVVSLLMSGLTFWAVNTIQEDAQLVNTRFGRDVGLLLAANVAPMIADKNLTEVARFSSRFYENTSNIRYMIYADPSGKIFFGIPYSEETVQNSLTLERRIELPQIDPHNFDQPFVRQHHTPNGDVTDVFIPLQYQGKFLGVLAIGINPNPAAVNSSNLTRDVTIAVFISIWVMVILGAVFNALTITQPIKELLLGVKNIAAGNFKQRITLPFGGELGELIVNFNEMAERLERYEAQNIEELTAEKAKLDTLVSTIADGAMLVDTNLQLLLVNPTARRLFAWENKPIIGENLLENLPPEITAQLTQPLRELAADQGSLLFSPGHGPQEEEQDKTYAPEEFRISLTQPFPRTIRLMLTQVLDQNRENLRGIVMMVQDITREVELNEAKSQFISNVSHELRTPLFNIKSFIETLSEFGEDLSEVERKEFLETANHETDRLSRLVNDVLDLSKLESSKIYQLDAVDLYQLIEQSLRSYQLNAKDKQLQLEKILDPDLPFALGNYDLLLQVMTNLIGNSFKFTKAGGKIIVRAYPLHRSNLRAEDGPGLVRVEISDTGIGIDPEDQAAIFERFYRVENRVHTLEGTGLGLSIVKNIIAKHQSQIHLVSEVGVGTTFWFDLAVYQSMLMVVG is encoded by the coding sequence ATGGGGACTTCTGTGTCCAATCCAACGGCGATTTTGCAGACTATGCAGGGTTTTCTGCGTAAATGGTGGTCTGAGTTCAACCTACAAACCCGGTTGATGGCCGCGGCCACCTTGGTGGTGTCCCTGTTAATGAGTGGGCTAACTTTTTGGGCAGTAAATACGATCCAAGAGGATGCCCAATTGGTGAATACCCGTTTTGGCCGGGATGTGGGTTTGTTGTTGGCGGCCAATGTTGCCCCTATGATTGCGGATAAAAATCTGACGGAGGTGGCCCGGTTTTCCAGTCGCTTTTACGAAAATACTTCTAATATCCGCTACATGATCTATGCGGACCCCTCTGGCAAGATCTTTTTTGGTATTCCCTACTCTGAAGAAACGGTTCAAAACTCCCTCACCCTAGAGCGGCGCATCGAATTACCCCAGATTGATCCCCATAATTTTGACCAGCCTTTTGTACGGCAACACCACACTCCCAATGGCGATGTCACCGATGTGTTTATTCCCCTCCAATACCAGGGCAAGTTCCTCGGAGTTCTGGCGATTGGTATCAACCCCAACCCCGCTGCGGTCAACTCTTCTAACCTAACCAGGGATGTGACCATTGCAGTTTTTATTTCCATTTGGGTGATGGTAATTCTCGGAGCTGTATTCAATGCCCTAACTATTACCCAGCCCATTAAAGAACTGCTGCTAGGAGTAAAGAACATCGCTGCTGGGAACTTCAAGCAGAGAATCACCTTGCCCTTTGGGGGAGAATTGGGGGAATTAATCGTTAACTTCAACGAGATGGCGGAGCGGCTGGAGCGTTATGAAGCCCAAAATATTGAAGAGTTGACTGCGGAGAAGGCGAAGCTAGACACCCTTGTTTCCACGATCGCCGATGGGGCCATGTTAGTGGACACCAATTTGCAACTTTTGTTGGTCAATCCCACTGCCCGTCGCCTATTCGCCTGGGAAAATAAGCCAATTATTGGCGAAAATCTCCTGGAAAATTTGCCACCGGAAATCACGGCCCAACTTACCCAACCCCTGAGGGAATTGGCCGCTGACCAAGGAAGTTTGCTGTTTTCCCCCGGCCATGGGCCTCAGGAAGAGGAGCAGGATAAAACCTACGCCCCGGAAGAATTTCGCATTAGCCTGACCCAACCGTTTCCCCGCACCATTCGTCTGATGTTGACCCAGGTGTTGGATCAGAACAGGGAAAATTTACGGGGCATTGTCATGATGGTGCAGGATATTACTAGGGAAGTGGAATTAAATGAAGCCAAAAGTCAGTTCATTAGCAATGTTTCCCACGAATTACGAACTCCCTTGTTTAATATCAAATCCTTCATTGAAACCTTGAGTGAGTTTGGGGAAGATTTGAGCGAAGTGGAGCGTAAAGAATTCCTAGAAACCGCTAACCACGAAACCGATCGCCTGAGTCGTTTGGTTAACGATGTCCTTGATTTATCCAAGCTAGAGTCTTCCAAAATTTACCAGTTAGATGCAGTTGATTTGTACCAGCTAATTGAACAAAGCTTACGTAGTTACCAACTTAATGCTAAGGACAAACAACTACAGTTAGAAAAAATTTTGGACCCGGATCTCCCCTTCGCTCTGGGTAACTACGACCTACTCCTGCAGGTAATGACCAATTTAATTGGTAATTCGTTTAAATTCACTAAAGCCGGCGGAAAAATCATTGTCCGAGCCTATCCCCTCCACCGTAGTAACCTTAGAGCAGAGGATGGTCCTGGCCTAGTACGGGTGGAAATTTCTGACACTGGCATCGGCATTGACCCAGAGGATCAGGCGGCCATTTTTGAGCGGTTCTATCGGGTGGAAAACCGGGTTCACACTTTGGAGGGTACTGGGTTGGGGCTTTCCATTGTCAAAAATATCATTGCCAAACATCAAAGCCAAATCCATTTAGTCAGTGAGGTGGGGGTGGGTACTACTTTTTGGTTTGATCTGGCCGTGTATCAATCCATGTTGATGGTGGTGGGCTAG
- a CDS encoding photosystem I reaction center subunit II PsaD, translating into MTELSGQPPKFGGSTGGLLSKANREEKYAITWTSASEQVFEMPTGGAAIMNEGENLLYLARKEQCLALGTQLRTKFKPKIQDYKIYRVYPSGEVQYLHPADGVFPEKVNEGREAQGTKTRRIGQNPEPVTIKFSGKAPYEV; encoded by the coding sequence ATGACAGAACTCTCTGGACAACCGCCTAAATTCGGTGGCAGCACTGGTGGACTTCTCTCCAAAGCCAACCGGGAAGAAAAGTATGCCATCACCTGGACCAGCGCCTCTGAACAAGTTTTTGAAATGCCCACTGGCGGCGCGGCCATCATGAACGAAGGGGAAAATCTCCTTTATCTAGCCCGCAAAGAACAGTGTTTAGCCCTGGGGACCCAGCTACGGACAAAATTTAAACCCAAAATTCAAGACTACAAAATTTACCGTGTTTATCCCAGTGGTGAAGTTCAATACCTCCACCCCGCCGATGGCGTTTTCCCTGAAAAAGTTAACGAAGGTCGGGAAGCCCAAGGTACTAAAACCCGCCGCATTGGCCAAAACCCAGAACCTGTAACCATCAAGTTCTCCGGTAAAGCCCCCTACGAGGTCTAG
- the trpE gene encoding anthranilate synthase component I — protein MISPGFSHFTELAQQGNFIPVYQEWVADLETPVSAWYKVCSSQPYNFLLESVEGGESIGRYSFLGCDPMWVLEARGDETTQVLRNGQTETFRGNPLDILSQCLESIRPVNLPQLPPGIGGLFGVWGYELIRWMEPRVPVYEPQPEDPPDGIWMQVDHLLIFDQVKRKIWAIAFADLRGENVDLETAYRNACQRVTKLVLQLQLPLPPEATALELLTKTQLEGKELNYSSNTEQEKFLEEVAIAKDYITAGDIFQVVLSQRLSTIYRDDPFKLYRSLRLINPSPYMAYYNFGHWQIIGSSPEVMVKADRQLDGKLMATVRPIAGTRPRGKTHPEDEQLAEELLNDPKEIAEHVMLVDLGRNDLGRVCVQGSVKVNELMVIERYSHVMHIVSNVVGELASDKTAWDLLKACFPAGTVSGAPKIRAMEIINELEPERRGPYSGVYGYYDFEGQLNTAIAIRTMVVQEQPDGAHRVSVQTGAGIVADSDPQKEYEETLNKARGLLEAIRALS, from the coding sequence ATGATTTCCCCTGGGTTTTCTCACTTCACTGAACTCGCCCAACAAGGCAATTTTATTCCGGTGTATCAGGAATGGGTGGCGGATTTAGAAACGCCAGTTTCTGCTTGGTACAAAGTTTGCTCTAGCCAACCCTACAATTTTCTCCTGGAGTCGGTGGAAGGGGGAGAGAGTATTGGTCGCTATAGTTTTCTCGGTTGCGACCCCATGTGGGTGCTAGAAGCCAGGGGCGACGAAACTACCCAAGTTTTACGCAATGGGCAAACGGAAACCTTTCGGGGTAATCCCCTCGATATTTTGTCCCAATGTTTGGAATCAATCCGTCCGGTGAATTTACCCCAACTACCTCCGGGCATTGGTGGGCTGTTTGGGGTTTGGGGTTATGAGCTGATTCGTTGGATGGAACCCAGGGTTCCTGTGTATGAACCCCAGCCGGAAGATCCACCCGATGGCATTTGGATGCAGGTGGACCATCTCCTCATTTTCGACCAGGTCAAACGCAAAATTTGGGCGATTGCCTTTGCGGATTTGCGGGGGGAAAATGTTGATTTGGAAACTGCCTATCGCAATGCTTGTCAACGGGTGACGAAATTAGTCCTGCAATTACAATTACCTCTGCCGCCGGAAGCCACCGCCCTGGAACTGCTCACCAAAACCCAACTTGAGGGTAAGGAACTGAACTACAGCAGTAATACGGAGCAAGAAAAGTTTTTAGAAGAAGTGGCGATCGCCAAGGATTACATCACAGCGGGGGACATTTTCCAGGTGGTGCTTTCCCAAAGACTTTCCACTATTTACCGGGATGATCCCTTCAAGCTCTACCGTTCCCTCAGGCTGATTAATCCTTCCCCCTACATGGCTTATTACAACTTTGGCCATTGGCAAATTATTGGCTCTAGCCCGGAGGTGATGGTCAAAGCCGATCGCCAACTGGATGGCAAATTAATGGCCACGGTACGCCCCATTGCTGGCACCAGACCCAGGGGCAAAACCCACCCAGAGGATGAACAGTTAGCCGAAGAATTGCTGAACGATCCCAAAGAAATCGCCGAACACGTCATGCTGGTGGATTTGGGTCGCAATGATTTGGGACGGGTTTGCGTTCAGGGCTCAGTCAAAGTGAATGAGTTGATGGTGATTGAACGTTATTCCCACGTCATGCACATAGTCAGTAACGTAGTGGGAGAACTGGCATCGGATAAAACCGCCTGGGATCTTTTGAAAGCTTGTTTTCCCGCTGGCACCGTCAGTGGTGCACCGAAAATTAGGGCCATGGAAATTATTAACGAGCTGGAACCGGAACGGCGGGGGCCCTACTCCGGAGTCTATGGCTACTATGATTTTGAAGGCCAGTTAAATACGGCGATCGCCATTCGGACCATGGTGGTGCAGGAACAGCCAGATGGAGCCCATCGGGTGTCGGTGCAGACCGGAGCTGGCATTGTGGCCGATTCCGATCCCCAAAAAGAGTATGAGGAAACTTTAAATAAAGCGAGGGGACTTTTGGAAGCCATTCGTGCCTTGTCCTAG
- the crtE gene encoding geranylgeranyl diphosphate synthase CrtE produces the protein MVAQQTRTDFDLAQYLQVKKGVVEAALDSSLAIARPEKIYEAMRYSLLAGGKRLRPILCITACELCGGDEALALPTACALEMIHTMSLIHDDLPSMDNDDFRRGKPTNHKVYGEDIAILAGDGLLAYAFEYVVTHTPQADPQALLQVIARLGRTVGAAGLVGGQVLDLESEGRTDITPETLTFIHTHKTGALLEASVLTGAILAGATGEQQQRLARYAQNIGLAFQVVDDILDITATQEELGKTAGKDVKAQKATYPSLLGLEASRAQAQSLIDQAIVALEPFGPSAEPLQAIAEYIVARKY, from the coding sequence ATGGTTGCCCAACAAACACGAACCGACTTTGATTTAGCCCAATACTTACAAGTTAAAAAAGGTGTGGTCGAGGCAGCCCTGGATAGTTCCCTGGCGATCGCCCGGCCGGAAAAGATTTACGAAGCCATGCGTTATTCTCTGTTGGCGGGGGGCAAACGATTGCGACCGATTTTATGCATTACGGCCTGCGAACTGTGTGGCGGTGATGAAGCCCTGGCCTTGCCCACGGCCTGTGCCCTGGAAATGATCCACACCATGTCCCTCATCCATGATGATTTGCCCTCCATGGATAATGACGATTTCCGCCGGGGTAAACCCACTAACCACAAAGTGTACGGGGAAGACATTGCCATTTTGGCCGGGGATGGACTGCTAGCCTATGCGTTTGAGTATGTAGTTACCCACACCCCCCAGGCTGATCCCCAAGCTTTACTCCAAGTTATTGCCCGTTTGGGTCGCACGGTGGGGGCCGCCGGTTTAGTGGGGGGACAAGTTCTAGACCTGGAATCGGAGGGGCGCACTGACATCACCCCGGAAACCCTAACTTTTATCCATACCCATAAAACCGGGGCATTGCTGGAAGCTTCCGTGCTCACAGGCGCAATTTTGGCCGGGGCCACTGGGGAACAACAACAGAGACTGGCCCGCTATGCCCAGAATATTGGCTTAGCTTTTCAAGTGGTGGATGACATCCTCGACATCACCGCCACCCAGGAAGAGTTGGGTAAAACCGCTGGTAAAGATGTCAAAGCCCAAAAAGCCACCTATCCCAGTCTCCTCGGTTTGGAAGCTTCCCGGGCCCAGGCCCAAAGTTTGATTGACCAGGCCATTGTCGCCCTGGAACCCTTTGGCCCCTCCGCCGAGCCCCTCCAGGCGATCGCCGAATATATTGTTGCCAGAAAATATTGA